The following are from one region of the Ochotona princeps isolate mOchPri1 chromosome 4, mOchPri1.hap1, whole genome shotgun sequence genome:
- the LOC101527212 gene encoding LOW QUALITY PROTEIN: nectin-3-like (The sequence of the model RefSeq protein was modified relative to this genomic sequence to represent the inferred CDS: inserted 4 bases in 2 codons) — translation MVFPALAVEVTDRILLIGPFEPTVSLVKGPDSLVDGGNETVAAICIAATGKPVARIDWEGDLGEMESTTTSFPNETATIVSQYKLFPTRFARGRRITCVVKHPALEKDVRYSFILDIQYAPEVSVTGYDGNWFVGRKGVNLKCNADANPPPFKSVWSRLDGQWPDGLFASDNTIHFIHPLTFNYSGVYVCKATNSLGQRSDQKIIYISDPPTTTTLQPTIQWQPSTADIEDVATEPXKLPFPLSTLATIKDDTIGTIIASVVGGALFIVLLSVLAGIFCYRRRRTFRGDYFAKNYIPPSDMQKESQIDVLQQDELDSYPDSVKKENKNPVNNLIRKDYLEEPEKTXWNNVENLNRFERPMDYYEDVKMGMKFVGDEHYDENEDDLVSHVDGSEISRREWYV, via the exons ATGGTGTTCCCCGCACTGGCTGTGGAAGTCACCGATAGGATTCTGCTGATTGGTCCAT ttgaacCCACTGTGAGCCTGGTAAAAGGGCCTGATTCTCTAGTTGATGGAGGAAATGAAACAGTAGCAGCCATTtgtattgcagccactggaaaacCAGTTGCACGTATTGACTGGGAAGGTGATCTTGGTGAAATGGAATCCACCACTACTTCTTTTCCAAATGAAACAGCAACAATCGTTAGCCAATACAAGCTGTTTCCAACTAGATTTGCTAGAGGAAGGCGAATTACTTGTGTTGTAAAACATCCAGCCTTAGAGAAGGATGTTCGATACTCTTTCATACTAGATATACAGTATGCTCCTGAAGTTTCAGTAACAGGATATGATGGAAATTGGTTTGTGGGAAGAAAGGGTGTTAATTTGAAGTGTAATGCTGATGCTAATCCACCACCCTTCAAATCTGTGTGGAGCAGGTTGGATGGACAGTGGCCTGATGGTTTATTTGCTTCAGACAATACTATTCATTTTATCCATCCACTGACTTTCAATTATTCTGGTGTTTACGTTTGTAAAGCGACCAATTCTCTTGGTCAGAGAAGTGATCAAAAGATCATCTACATTTCAGATCCTCCTACTACTACCACCCTTCAGCCTACCATTCAGTGGCAACCCTCAACTGCTGACATCGAGGATGTAGCAACAGAACC AAAATTGCCTTTTCCATTATCAACCTTGGCAACAATTAAGGATGACACAATTGGCACAATCATTGCTAGTGTAGTGGGTGGGGCTCTCTTCATAGTGCTTCTGAGCGTACTGGCTGGAATATTCTGCTATAGGAGAAGACGGACGTTCCGTGGAGACTACTTTGCCAAGAACTACATTCCACCTTCAGATATGCAAAAAGAATCACAAATAGATGTTCTTCAACAAGATGAGCTTGATTCTTATCCAGACagtgtaaaaaaagaaaacaaaaatccagtGAACAATCTAATACGCAAAGACTATTTAGAAGAGCCCGAAAAGAC CTGGAACAATGTAGAAAATCTCAATAGATTTGAAAGACCAATGGATTATTATGAAGATGTAAAAATGGGAATGAAGTTCGTCGGCGATGAACATTATGATGAAAATGAAGATGACTTAGTTTCACATGTAGATGGTTCAGAAATTTCCAGGAGGGAGTGGTATGTTTAG